Proteins encoded by one window of uncultured Draconibacterium sp.:
- a CDS encoding hemerythrin domain-containing protein: protein MGSKQEQIQKTIKMSKLLFSHPQLILVLERFGIKLGVREKTIEEICIENNISSKVFLMVANLNIDSSYHQDLDFSAQEIKQIVNYLMKSHAYYSDEVFPEIIQNIHLMSEFSQKPEMQLVERFFNDYKYEVDQHFDYENDTVFPYILNLIDDNPADNYSVIDYREHHDDIQEKLDDVKKLLIEHLPQKADNNLRRKILFALFDLDIDLQTHSKIENEILIPQVEQFEKQGLV, encoded by the coding sequence ATGGGATCAAAGCAGGAACAAATTCAGAAAACCATAAAAATGTCGAAACTGCTATTCAGCCACCCACAGTTAATTCTTGTGCTGGAGCGGTTTGGAATAAAGTTGGGCGTTCGTGAAAAAACAATTGAGGAGATTTGCATTGAAAACAATATCAGCTCCAAAGTATTTTTAATGGTGGCCAATCTTAACATCGACAGTTCGTATCACCAGGATTTGGATTTTAGCGCTCAGGAAATTAAACAGATCGTAAATTACCTGATGAAATCTCACGCTTATTACTCCGACGAGGTTTTTCCAGAGATTATTCAGAACATTCACCTGATGAGTGAATTCAGCCAAAAGCCTGAAATGCAGTTGGTTGAACGCTTTTTCAATGACTACAAATATGAAGTTGACCAGCATTTTGATTACGAAAACGACACGGTTTTTCCCTACATACTAAACCTGATTGATGACAACCCTGCAGACAATTATTCGGTTATCGACTACCGCGAACATCACGACGATATACAGGAAAAACTCGACGATGTAAAAAAACTATTGATCGAACATCTTCCGCAAAAGGCAGACAATAACCTGCGACGTAAAATATTATTTGCGCTTTTCGATTTAGACATTGACCTGCAAACACATTCAAAAATTGAAAATGAGATTTTAATTCCACAGGTAGAACAATTCGAAAAACAAGGCCTCGTATAA
- the pflB gene encoding formate C-acetyltransferase — protein MDLENIFKTGRWCKAIEVKDFVSLNITPYTGDHKFLEGPTERTSKLWDICKEALKEERQNNGLRDVDVNIVSGMTAFEAGYIDKENEVIVGLQTDKLLKRAMKPFGGYNVVKKALSEHGLKPNPIVHESFSKYTKTHNDGVFDAYTDEIRKFRSLGFLTGLPDNYARGRIIGDYRRVALYGINRLIEGKKEDLQKITGPMSDATIRLREEVSEQIRALHDMIEMGNIYGLDLSRPAENAREAVQWTYMAYLAAVKEQDGAAMSLGSVSSFLDIFIEKDIQDGKITETDAQEYIDQFVMKLRMVRHLRMEAYDHIFAGDPTWVTESIGGLLIDGRSKVTKTSFRFLNTLYNLGPSPEPNITILWSQKLPKGFKDYCAKVSIETSSIQYENDDLMRTSSNCDDYGIACCVSMQELGKHIQFFGARTNLAKTLLLAINSGRCENTGTQMVDGVPFLEDEYLEYDKVIANFKIAMKEVARVYNEAMNIIHFMHDKYYYEKAQMALIDTNPKINIAYGIAGLSIVADSLSAIKHAKVKPIRDENGLTVDFQIEGDFPKYGNDDDRVDHIARDVVEHFNMELEKLPVYKNATPTMSVLTITSNVVYGKKTGATPDGRAKGVAFAPGANPMHGRDTHGVIASLNSVAKIDYKDSKDGISNTLSVVPKSLGATPEMRIENLVRTLDGYFGCNAQHLNVNVLDRDTLLHAMEHPEDHPQLTIRVSGYAVNFVRLTREQQQEVLTRSFHETM, from the coding sequence ATGGATTTAGAAAACATTTTCAAAACAGGACGATGGTGTAAAGCCATTGAAGTGAAAGATTTTGTAAGTTTAAATATCACCCCGTACACCGGCGATCACAAATTTCTTGAAGGCCCGACAGAACGCACCAGCAAACTATGGGACATTTGCAAAGAAGCGCTAAAGGAAGAGCGTCAGAATAATGGCTTACGTGATGTAGATGTAAATATAGTTTCGGGAATGACAGCTTTTGAGGCCGGTTACATCGACAAAGAAAACGAAGTTATTGTTGGATTACAAACCGACAAGTTACTAAAACGCGCCATGAAACCTTTCGGAGGTTACAACGTGGTAAAAAAAGCCTTATCGGAACACGGATTGAAACCAAATCCGATTGTTCACGAGAGTTTTAGCAAATACACCAAAACCCATAACGACGGCGTTTTTGATGCCTACACGGATGAGATCAGAAAATTCCGCTCGCTGGGATTTCTTACCGGTTTGCCAGACAATTATGCCCGTGGACGAATTATTGGCGACTACCGCCGTGTGGCGCTGTACGGTATCAATCGTTTGATTGAAGGTAAAAAAGAGGACCTGCAAAAGATCACCGGTCCGATGAGTGATGCTACCATTCGTTTGCGTGAAGAAGTTTCGGAGCAGATCCGCGCTTTGCACGACATGATTGAAATGGGTAATATTTACGGTTTAGATCTTTCTCGCCCGGCAGAAAATGCCCGTGAAGCGGTTCAGTGGACCTACATGGCTTACCTGGCAGCAGTTAAAGAACAAGACGGTGCTGCCATGTCGTTAGGTAGTGTTTCTTCGTTCCTTGATATTTTTATTGAAAAAGATATTCAGGACGGAAAAATTACCGAAACCGATGCACAGGAATACATCGACCAGTTTGTAATGAAACTGCGTATGGTTCGCCACCTGCGTATGGAAGCTTACGACCATATTTTTGCCGGCGATCCAACCTGGGTAACCGAAAGTATTGGTGGTTTGCTGATTGACGGACGTAGCAAAGTAACCAAAACTTCGTTCCGTTTCCTGAATACACTGTACAATCTGGGGCCGTCGCCCGAGCCAAATATTACCATTCTTTGGTCACAAAAACTGCCAAAAGGTTTCAAAGATTATTGTGCCAAAGTATCTATAGAAACTTCATCAATTCAGTACGAAAATGATGATTTGATGCGTACCAGCTCAAATTGCGACGACTACGGAATTGCATGTTGTGTATCGATGCAGGAGTTGGGTAAACATATCCAGTTTTTTGGAGCACGTACCAACCTGGCCAAAACACTGTTGTTGGCAATAAACAGCGGTCGTTGCGAAAATACAGGAACACAAATGGTTGATGGCGTTCCGTTTTTAGAAGACGAATACCTGGAGTACGATAAAGTAATTGCCAACTTTAAAATAGCCATGAAAGAAGTGGCGCGTGTGTATAACGAAGCGATGAACATCATCCACTTTATGCACGACAAATACTACTACGAGAAAGCTCAAATGGCGCTAATCGACACCAATCCGAAAATTAATATCGCTTATGGTATTGCAGGATTATCGATTGTTGCCGACTCGCTTTCGGCCATTAAGCACGCCAAAGTAAAACCAATTCGTGATGAAAATGGCCTGACCGTAGATTTCCAGATTGAAGGCGATTTCCCGAAATATGGAAACGACGACGACCGCGTTGATCACATTGCCCGCGATGTAGTGGAGCATTTTAACATGGAGCTGGAAAAACTTCCGGTGTACAAAAATGCCACGCCAACGATGTCGGTTTTAACGATTACATCGAATGTGGTTTACGGAAAGAAAACAGGAGCTACACCCGACGGACGTGCCAAAGGAGTTGCTTTTGCGCCGGGTGCAAATCCGATGCACGGACGCGATACACACGGTGTTATTGCCTCGCTAAACTCAGTTGCCAAAATCGATTATAAAGACTCGAAAGACGGTATTTCAAATACACTTTCGGTGGTACCCAAATCGTTGGGAGCCACTCCTGAAATGCGAATTGAGAACCTCGTTCGTACGCTTGATGGTTACTTTGGTTGTAACGCACAGCACTTAAATGTAAATGTGCTCGACCGCGATACACTTCTTCATGCCATGGAGCATCCTGAAGATCACCCGCAATTAACGATTCGGGTATCAGGATACGCCGTTAACTTTGTTCGTTTAACACGCGAACAACAACAGGAAGTACTTACGCGCTCGTTCCACGAAACAATGTAA
- the pflA gene encoding pyruvate formate-lyase-activating protein codes for MSPSENKLIVHSIESFGTHDGPGIRLVVFLQGCNLQCKYCQNADTIALKGGTPTEFESLVKRAGNMKTYFGDDGGVTVSGGEPMLQSKALIPFFEALKKEGIHSNIDTNGLIRTPEAQHLISDLSDLVMFDVKATTEEGFKSITGAKGLSRLLENIQLREQSQKPYWLRYVLVPDYTDSDESLKWLIETFSGNKYLEKFEILPYHKLGTYKWESLGMDYQLKDVKENTPEQIDRAFEMLKPHFKDVIVK; via the coding sequence ATGTCTCCATCTGAAAATAAATTAATCGTCCATTCCATCGAATCGTTTGGTACACACGATGGTCCGGGAATTCGTTTGGTCGTGTTTTTACAGGGCTGCAACCTGCAATGTAAATACTGTCAGAATGCAGATACGATTGCATTAAAAGGCGGAACACCAACTGAATTCGAAAGCCTGGTAAAACGTGCCGGAAATATGAAAACGTACTTTGGCGACGATGGCGGAGTTACCGTTTCTGGTGGAGAACCGATGTTGCAAAGTAAAGCGTTGATTCCCTTTTTTGAAGCGCTGAAAAAAGAAGGTATCCACTCAAATATCGACACCAACGGATTGATTCGGACACCAGAGGCACAACATTTAATTTCAGACCTGTCAGACCTGGTGATGTTTGATGTAAAAGCCACTACCGAAGAGGGATTCAAATCGATAACAGGAGCCAAAGGACTCAGTCGTTTGTTGGAAAACATTCAACTTCGTGAGCAGAGCCAAAAACCATACTGGCTGCGTTATGTGCTGGTTCCGGATTACACCGACAGCGATGAATCGTTAAAGTGGCTAATCGAAACTTTCTCCGGAAACAAATACCTGGAAAAGTTTGAAATACTCCCCTACCACAAACTGGGAACCTACAAATGGGAATCGTTAGGAATGGACTATCAGCTTAAAGATGTAAAAGAGAACACTCCCGAACAGATCGACCGTGCTTTTGAAATGCTGAAACCGCATTTTAAAGACGTAATTGTTAAATAG
- a CDS encoding DUF4956 domain-containing protein has protein sequence MDQLQDSLITEPLRWLGIKVINPEDFTQLIVRFLLNLLVIFIVVNYIYSKNSNRKDFYFSYFSISITIFVLCFLLESVKLELGFALGLFAIFGIIRYRTDPIPIKEMTYLFVIIGISVINALSNKKVSHVELIFTNAAIILTMWILEKILHLKQEICLVINYENIENINIQKKAELYADIQERTGIKVKRIEIEEINYLRDVAKIRVYHDINDNNGENNTF, from the coding sequence ATGGATCAATTACAGGACAGCCTTATTACGGAACCACTCAGGTGGTTGGGAATAAAAGTCATTAACCCTGAAGACTTTACGCAGTTAATTGTAAGATTTCTGCTCAACCTTCTGGTTATTTTTATTGTAGTAAATTACATTTATTCAAAAAACAGTAATCGTAAGGATTTCTATTTCAGCTACTTCTCGATAAGTATCACAATATTTGTACTTTGTTTTTTGCTCGAGAGCGTAAAACTTGAGCTGGGATTTGCGCTGGGTTTATTTGCCATTTTTGGTATTATTCGATACCGAACCGATCCCATTCCCATTAAAGAAATGACTTATCTTTTTGTAATCATTGGTATTTCTGTTATCAATGCCCTTTCGAACAAAAAAGTAAGCCATGTGGAGCTAATATTTACCAATGCCGCCATTATTCTTACCATGTGGATATTGGAGAAAATACTGCATTTAAAACAAGAGATCTGCCTGGTTATCAATTATGAAAACATTGAGAACATCAACATACAGAAGAAAGCAGAACTTTATGCCGATATACAAGAACGCACGGGTATAAAAGTAAAACGTATTGAGATAGAAGAAATTAACTACCTGCGCGATGTGGCAAAAATCAGAGTATATCACGACATTAATGATAATAACGGCGAGAACAATACTTTTTAA
- a CDS encoding response regulator transcription factor, producing MKDSVDLSFADTLEEALKFGQSDLFKIVIVNPVTLNTSKKNLSSLLGLYNNTNIIGLISNHYDRTLYDNFADNIFVTDRHETITQIISKHFNTTPATTNDIDNTLSEREIDVLKLLATGKSNKEIAEQLFISIHTVISHRKNISNKIGVKSTAALVIYAVANGLIDVDGFTE from the coding sequence ATGAAGGACAGCGTAGACCTCTCGTTTGCCGACACACTTGAAGAGGCTTTGAAATTTGGGCAATCCGATCTCTTCAAGATTGTAATTGTTAATCCGGTTACACTTAATACTTCGAAAAAGAACTTGTCCAGCTTGCTTGGGCTGTACAATAATACCAACATTATTGGGTTAATTTCCAATCATTACGACCGCACGCTCTACGATAATTTTGCCGATAATATTTTTGTCACCGACAGGCACGAAACCATTACACAGATTATCTCGAAACATTTTAATACAACTCCAGCCACTACTAACGACATCGATAACACTTTAAGCGAACGTGAAATTGATGTATTAAAACTGCTGGCAACCGGAAAATCGAATAAGGAAATTGCCGAACAGCTGTTTATCAGTATCCACACCGTTATTTCGCACCGCAAAAACATCAGTAATAAAATTGGAGTGAAATCAACAGCGGCACTGGTTATTTATGCTGTGGCCAACGGTTTGATCGACGTTGATGGTTTTACTGAATAA
- a CDS encoding LytTR family DNA-binding domain-containing protein produces the protein MIRTIAIDDEPLALQLVTSYVEKTPILEFKGAFDNPIDAMEFLDQNEVDLIFLDIEMPDLNGLEFTRILTNKPKIIFTTAYEKYALQSYKLDAIDYLLKPFSYEEFYKAAEKAKKQIGYERADKKGDEVDSNNEFLFLKSEYKIRRINFNDIIYIEGLKDYVKVYLKDESKPIMSLSSLKALEAKLPESKFMRVHRSFIVNLEKIDTIERSRIVFGKVYIPVSEQYKEAFNNFVKNNFL, from the coding sequence ATGATACGAACCATTGCCATCGACGACGAACCTCTTGCACTTCAGCTGGTAACTTCTTATGTGGAGAAAACGCCAATACTGGAATTTAAAGGTGCTTTTGATAACCCGATCGATGCGATGGAATTTCTGGATCAAAATGAGGTAGACCTTATATTTCTGGATATTGAAATGCCCGATTTAAATGGCCTGGAATTCACACGAATTCTTACAAACAAACCCAAAATTATTTTTACAACAGCCTACGAAAAATATGCCTTACAGAGTTATAAACTCGATGCTATCGACTACCTGTTAAAACCTTTCAGCTACGAGGAATTTTACAAAGCCGCCGAAAAAGCAAAAAAACAGATCGGTTACGAACGTGCCGATAAAAAAGGCGATGAAGTGGATTCGAACAACGAATTTCTTTTCCTGAAATCAGAGTACAAAATCCGCCGCATCAACTTCAACGATATTATTTACATTGAAGGATTAAAAGATTATGTGAAGGTTTATCTTAAGGATGAATCCAAACCGATTATGTCGTTAAGCTCGCTGAAAGCCCTTGAAGCCAAACTTCCGGAATCGAAATTTATGCGTGTTCACCGTTCGTTTATCGTTAACCTAGAAAAAATCGATACCATAGAACGTAGCCGGATTGTTTTTGGGAAAGTTTATATTCCGGTTAGCGAGCAGTACAAGGAAGCTTTCAACAACTTTGTAAAGAATAATTTCCTTTAA
- a CDS encoding DUF2490 domain-containing protein, with protein sequence MKKLVLTLGLTFVFLQAFSQRTWFETEFTAEIADNLEFAVSPEIRFKEGFELKEYFLQAGIEYKFSKYFRLGAGYRFGYNINKDDEHESFGRFNIDAKTGFKWNRFNPKFRLRYTNADDFADDNETKNYLRYRLELEYSIKKLDLEPYILNEWYHELDAKEFNKSRIEVGLMYKLNKHHKIGAYYRVNKYLKSDKDDRSIIGVSYKFSL encoded by the coding sequence ATGAAGAAATTAGTTCTAACACTGGGCCTAACATTTGTCTTCCTTCAAGCCTTTTCGCAGCGTACCTGGTTTGAAACAGAGTTTACTGCTGAAATTGCTGACAACCTTGAATTCGCTGTATCACCTGAAATTCGTTTTAAAGAAGGATTTGAGCTGAAGGAATATTTTTTGCAGGCAGGGATAGAATATAAGTTCAGTAAATATTTTAGATTGGGTGCGGGTTACCGATTTGGTTACAACATAAATAAAGATGATGAACACGAATCGTTCGGGCGGTTTAATATTGATGCAAAAACCGGGTTTAAATGGAATAGATTCAATCCTAAATTCCGGTTACGCTATACAAATGCCGACGACTTTGCAGATGATAATGAAACTAAAAATTACCTGCGTTACCGATTAGAACTGGAGTACAGTATAAAAAAGTTAGACCTTGAACCTTATATTTTAAACGAATGGTATCACGAGCTGGATGCCAAAGAATTCAATAAATCCAGAATAGAAGTTGGATTGATGTATAAACTGAATAAGCATCACAAGATTGGAGCCTATTACCGTGTAAACAAGTATTTAAAGAGCGATAAAGACGATAGAAGCATTATAGGGGTATCCTACAAATTCAGTCTATAA
- a CDS encoding VTC domain-containing protein has translation MDKVELLNRFDVKYQLIEDKLIQVLNAIKNDYYILEIGSSRVHNYNTIYYDTVEDTLYKDHHNGKLNRIKIRKRIYADSDLAFLEIKKKNNKRKTKKLRMVAENTGASFTKTELDFLTINTNFEFHISKLTLPKRNTNSFKRITLVNKDFSERCTIDLRLVSYSDDKKVVMEKMAIIELKQGSLNEKTLLAKQLKECDIKQNGFSKYCMGRAFLEPQLKQNLFKERIMQLKKQFNSKIAVSSLDI, from the coding sequence ATGGATAAGGTGGAACTACTCAACCGGTTTGATGTAAAATATCAACTTATCGAAGACAAGTTAATTCAGGTTTTAAATGCCATAAAAAACGATTATTATATTCTTGAGATAGGAAGCTCAAGAGTACATAACTACAACACCATTTATTACGATACCGTTGAAGATACGCTGTACAAAGATCATCATAACGGTAAACTAAACCGTATTAAAATAAGAAAACGTATTTATGCCGACTCTGATCTTGCTTTTTTAGAAATAAAGAAAAAAAACAACAAAAGAAAGACAAAGAAACTGCGCATGGTTGCAGAAAATACAGGTGCTTCATTTACGAAAACAGAACTCGACTTTCTAACCATTAATACCAATTTCGAGTTCCATATTTCGAAGCTTACCTTGCCGAAGAGAAACACCAATTCATTTAAACGAATTACACTGGTTAATAAAGATTTTTCGGAGCGTTGCACCATCGACCTCAGACTTGTTTCTTATTCTGACGACAAGAAAGTGGTGATGGAGAAAATGGCCATAATTGAGTTAAAACAAGGCAGTTTAAACGAAAAGACCTTGTTGGCAAAACAACTTAAAGAATGCGATATTAAACAAAACGGATTTAGTAAGTATTGCATGGGGCGGGCATTTTTAGAACCCCAGCTGAAACAAAACCTCTTCAAGGAGCGGATAATGCAGCTAAAAAAACAGTTTAACAGTAAAATTGCCGTCTCATCATTAGACATTTAA
- a CDS encoding formate/nitrite transporter family protein, with protein sequence MSLYSPKEIINEAGKLAIVKDSYSAKKILTLAFLAGAYIAFGGLLAILVGGGVPGIGAENPGIPKFLMGAMFPVGLMIVVMAGAELFTGNNAYFMPNVLGGKQRWTAPLRNWSLVYVGNFIGSVFVAYFLVHLTHLVNAEPWINMVEKIAIGKTSNPFFTTFLKGIGANWLVCLALWMGMSAQHTSGKILGIWWPVMAFVTMGFEHSIANMFFIPLAIFEGADITWSTFVFKNLIPATLGNIVGGGFFVGTLYWYAYAKEK encoded by the coding sequence ATGAGTTTATATTCACCAAAAGAAATAATTAACGAAGCCGGTAAGCTGGCTATTGTAAAAGACAGTTATTCAGCAAAAAAAATACTGACACTGGCATTTTTAGCCGGAGCCTACATCGCTTTTGGTGGTTTGCTGGCCATATTAGTTGGCGGTGGTGTTCCGGGTATTGGAGCAGAAAATCCGGGAATTCCAAAGTTTCTTATGGGAGCCATGTTCCCCGTCGGGCTGATGATTGTTGTGATGGCCGGGGCAGAACTTTTTACCGGTAACAATGCCTATTTTATGCCCAATGTTCTGGGTGGCAAACAACGCTGGACTGCTCCACTTAGAAACTGGTCGTTGGTTTATGTGGGCAATTTTATAGGCTCAGTGTTCGTGGCTTATTTTCTGGTTCACCTCACTCATTTGGTAAATGCAGAGCCATGGATAAATATGGTAGAAAAGATTGCGATTGGGAAAACTTCCAATCCGTTTTTTACCACATTTTTAAAAGGTATTGGTGCCAACTGGCTGGTTTGTCTGGCACTTTGGATGGGCATGTCGGCACAACACACCAGCGGAAAGATTTTAGGTATCTGGTGGCCGGTTATGGCCTTTGTTACCATGGGTTTTGAGCACAGTATTGCCAACATGTTTTTTATTCCACTGGCAATTTTCGAGGGTGCTGATATTACATGGTCCACTTTTGTGTTTAAAAACCTGATTCCGGCAACACTTGGAAATATTGTTGGAGGCGGCTTTTTTGTTGGTACATTGTATTGGTATGCTTACGCCAAAGAGAAATAG
- a CDS encoding DUF6686 family protein gives MEILIETQNGKIFKCAKCDAMHVEYKNLNFNFKEEDFWKFVDYIQTLDGEEWTLRNKTSNFKRKIIIPVGSQIFNALLDAKELSELRSLLNFKKDAAYFQQTINAGGLEFTSHLN, from the coding sequence ATGGAAATACTTATAGAAACACAGAATGGAAAAATTTTTAAATGCGCGAAATGTGATGCTATGCATGTTGAGTATAAAAATCTAAACTTCAATTTTAAAGAAGAGGACTTCTGGAAGTTTGTCGATTATATCCAAACTCTTGACGGAGAAGAGTGGACATTGCGGAACAAAACATCAAATTTTAAGCGAAAGATTATAATTCCCGTTGGCAGCCAGATTTTTAATGCTTTGCTTGATGCAAAGGAGTTAAGTGAGCTGAGAAGCCTCCTGAATTTTAAGAAAGACGCAGCTTATTTTCAGCAAACAATAAATGCCGGAGGTTTGGAATTTACCTCGCATTTGAATTAG
- a CDS encoding cation diffusion facilitator family transporter, with protein sequence MADHHHDHGHHHHHHHEIRGKKLLWVTVLNLSITIVQIIGGIISNSLSLLSDALHNMGDSSAIFIAFLAGKRSRKPSDEQKTFGYKRVEILAALFNGVVLIGICLYLFFEAYERFVDPQPIKGKIMFIVATFGLLANLISVFVLNKDKNHNLNVRAAYLHLLGDTFSSVAVIIGGIAIWKFEVFWIDPLITVLVGIYIIYHTWDVVKETVDILMQSTPHDIDLNSIKAEVEKIPGIDNIHHIHVWKLDDTQIHLEAHINMESNMSMLELGEIRANAEKLLHDKFGIGHITLQAGYDCCDNNAELLAH encoded by the coding sequence ATGGCAGATCATCATCACGATCATGGACATCATCACCATCATCATCACGAAATAAGAGGGAAGAAATTACTGTGGGTTACAGTTCTAAATCTTTCGATTACCATTGTGCAGATTATTGGTGGAATTATCTCGAACAGCTTGTCGTTATTGTCTGATGCACTGCATAATATGGGCGATTCGTCGGCAATTTTTATTGCATTTTTGGCTGGCAAACGAAGCCGCAAACCTTCGGATGAACAAAAGACTTTTGGTTATAAACGTGTTGAAATTCTGGCTGCACTTTTTAATGGAGTGGTGCTGATTGGAATTTGTTTGTACCTGTTTTTTGAAGCCTACGAACGATTTGTAGATCCTCAACCCATTAAGGGAAAGATCATGTTTATTGTGGCAACCTTTGGATTACTGGCTAACCTGATTTCTGTATTTGTGCTGAACAAGGATAAAAACCACAACCTGAATGTACGGGCCGCTTACCTGCATTTGCTTGGCGATACCTTTTCGTCGGTAGCCGTGATTATTGGAGGTATTGCCATTTGGAAATTCGAAGTTTTCTGGATCGATCCGCTGATTACTGTTTTGGTGGGTATTTACATTATATATCATACCTGGGATGTGGTAAAAGAAACGGTTGATATTTTAATGCAGTCGACACCGCATGATATCGATCTTAATTCGATTAAAGCCGAAGTAGAGAAAATTCCGGGGATTGATAATATTCATCATATTCATGTTTGGAAACTGGATGATACACAGATTCATTTGGAGGCGCATATTAATATGGAAAGCAACATGAGCATGCTTGAATTGGGAGAAATTCGCGCGAACGCCGAAAAACTGCTTCACGATAAATTTGGCATTGGGCACATAACATTGCAGGCTGGTTACGATTGTTGCGATAATAACGCAGAACTTCTTGCACATTAA
- a CDS encoding histidine kinase, whose translation MNRFRAGRNKLPILMHILVWMVLIILPQIIISRYAGNNNFIDWGIYVNAFIFGIIFYISYFWLVPKFYLNNRKALFFILALALIVCFYFVLNYSNQIFHNPERGRRIAEEMQEEAREPRFRRPPFKLMQIYGYSLISIVLVGFAMGLRAIEQYTASEKRQKELEKEKLNSELAFLKNQVSPHFFFNTLNNIYSMVAINTEDAQASILKLSKLMRYLLYESEHGETMLSAEVEFMRNYIDLMQLRVSQKVDIQIDLPSNQNDVKIPPLLFIPFIENAFKHGISYRDKSFIKVEMTTAENKVYFFCENSVAKEKAEKRDENHSGIGLENVKKRLNLLFAGKYDLNIDSTPEIFSVKLEIDTAK comes from the coding sequence ATGAACAGATTTAGGGCCGGCAGAAATAAATTACCAATACTGATGCACATTCTGGTGTGGATGGTTCTTATAATTTTACCTCAAATTATTATCAGCCGTTATGCAGGAAACAACAATTTTATCGATTGGGGAATTTACGTAAATGCTTTCATTTTTGGTATTATTTTCTACATCAGCTATTTTTGGCTGGTCCCTAAATTTTATCTAAACAATAGAAAGGCCCTCTTCTTTATTCTTGCTTTAGCATTAATCGTTTGCTTCTATTTTGTGCTCAATTACTCCAACCAAATTTTCCATAATCCGGAGCGCGGCAGAAGAATTGCAGAAGAAATGCAGGAAGAAGCGCGGGAACCACGATTTCGCCGCCCTCCTTTTAAACTGATGCAAATTTATGGTTACAGCCTCATATCTATTGTGCTGGTTGGATTTGCGATGGGTTTACGTGCGATTGAACAATACACAGCCAGCGAAAAACGCCAAAAAGAACTGGAAAAAGAAAAGCTGAACTCGGAACTTGCATTTTTGAAAAACCAGGTAAGTCCGCATTTCTTTTTTAATACACTGAATAATATTTATTCGATGGTAGCCATTAATACCGAAGATGCACAAGCTTCTATTTTAAAGCTATCGAAACTGATGCGCTACCTTTTATACGAGTCGGAACACGGTGAAACGATGCTTTCGGCCGAAGTTGAATTTATGCGGAACTACATTGATTTGATGCAGCTGCGCGTTTCGCAAAAGGTCGATATTCAAATCGATCTTCCAAGCAACCAGAACGACGTGAAAATACCTCCACTGCTTTTTATTCCGTTTATTGAAAACGCTTTTAAACACGGAATAAGCTACCGCGATAAATCGTTTATTAAAGTTGAAATGACTACTGCTGAAAACAAAGTTTATTTCTTTTGTGAGAACAGCGTGGCCAAAGAAAAAGCAGAAAAACGCGATGAGAACCATTCGGGAATCGGCCTTGAAAATGTAAAAAAAAGGCTCAACTTGTTGTTTGCCGGAAAATACGATCTAAACATCGATTCCACGCCGGAAATATTTAGTGTAAAACTTGAAATTGATACTGCCAAATGA